The sequence GTAAAATAAAAAAATAACAAAGCCCTTTTCCAAGGGCTTTGTTATTTCTACGTTCTAGAAAGAAAAGCTTTCATTCAAATACAACACATTTTCTTTTCCCCGTATCTGTATATTTACAGTAGGTTTAGGAGTTGTCCAGTCTATATTCATTATTCCAAAATTCAACTGATTTACCAGAGCACCCACACGATATTTATTGTCTTCACCTGTATTATTTGTAGAAGAATGTGTTAAACCACTCGATGTCACTTCCCAGATAGGATAAGGCATCCCTTCTGGCTGGTAACGGCTCACTTCACCAATATGACGGTCACCACTTAACAGAACAACTCCGGCAGGCTTGTTTTTTACCAGAAGATCAAAAAAACGTTTCCGGGCCTGAGGAAAATTTGCCCACTTTTCAAAACGTTGTTCTTCGGGAATAAACTGTACGCCACAAGCAATAATATGTATGGCAGCTTTGCTACCTGTTAATTCTTTTTCCAACCAGTTCCATTGTTCCTCTCCTAAAAAAGAACCTGTTTCATTGGCTATATACCAGCCATCTTCCCGGCGTAATTCTTCACGAAAATAGCGACCATCCAATAAAATAATCTTTATCTGCTGCTTTCCAGATCCATATACATAAGAACCATATGCACCTTCATGTTTGCGACGCGAACTGGTAGCAGGCTCACCCAAAAAATCAAGCATCAATTGCTGGGATTCTGTTTTCTTTGGATAATTCATTCCGCCATCATTTACTCCATAATCATGATCATCCCATATACCAATAACAGGTACTGAGGCTGTTAACTTCTGATATCCAGGATTTTGTTTTTGCGCATCATATTTTTGCTTCAAAACACTCATATCTTCTGTATCTCCATATACATTATCACCCAGCCACACCCAAAGCTGCGGTTTGTTTTCCAGAATAGGAGACCACAAAGGCTGAGGCAAATCATGTCTGCTACACGAGCCAAAAGCAATCCGGGATAAGGAAGTGTTGGCAGATAGTATGTTGCTGTCCTGGTTGCTTGCAGGAACTTTGCATCCATAAAACACCAGCACAAAGCTCCATAGCACAAAGAAATAAACCTTAATCATACATTTGTAAAGTGGTTTGTTGAGATAAAAATACACTATTTATGGTCATAAAGGAGTTGATCATCTTCTTATAGATAATTACCCATCAAGATGCCACTATCTGCTACAAAAGTAAATGTAGTAAAACAGGTATACGATATAAAGTATATTACATTACTGTTATTTTCCTAAAAGAATTCCTCTGTATCCACCTGTCTAACTATTTTAAAGCAAAATCAATGGAATATAAAAAACAAAGTCTGCTCCGTTTCAAAAGCAGACTTTGTTTGTGATTCACTACTATCTTTTATGAACTCTGTATCTTTCTGATCAATATTTTTTGCTGTGTGAAATGATAGGCAGCCTCCAGAAAGGCAACCATATCGGGCCAGCTCGAAGCTTTTTCGTAATTGTGTGTATAATATTTCTTTACAGAGATTGATAGTTTACCATCAGAGACAGAAGCAGAGCTTACAAAGCCACCTGCAGTATTCGTTACACTAGAATTAAAATTCTCCAATCCTTTTACTTCATATCCTTTTGGAATAGCAACAGTAATAGTATACACAAAAGAACGAGCATAAGGCATATAGATATCGTCTTTACGATCCATCTCTTCTTTTTGCAGGTCAATCTGCTGAGAAATCAGCTTTCCTGCATCCAATAAATAATTTGGGCCATTGTTTGTAAGTATTCCTTCCAATGTAAATTCATCCTGAAATTTCAGTTCTGGTTTGTCATCCCATGATCCGGTCTGCAATAACTCAAACTTATCATAAGAAGTCACTTTTGCACTGAAATCACGTTCTACCTCTTTTTTCATCGTTTCCAGACGTTCCTTCTGATCCTGATCTTTTCGCTGGGCTACCTTAGCAGCATTGCTCTCACGCACTCGTTTGCTGACATCCTGCTTTTCGACAAGAATAATGCTATACTTTTCAGGCTTGCTATCATACAGATACTCATAAGATGTTACCAATGTCCGTATTTCTGCAAATCGGCACAATCCTTTTGAAAGAACAGATCTCTTAATATGTACTTTACCTTCCTGTTCCGGATCAATAGATACAAACAAATCCGTTTGTTCACGGTTTATCTCATTTGATGTCGCTGGAATTACTATTTTCTCAATAGTACGCTCACTTGCCTTTTTCAGCATATTAACCGAATAGGCAGTAGCACCTTCGAATAATGGATTTATTTCATTATAATAAGAATACTCATTAAAATTGCTTATGAAAAAAGGTTTGGGAGTATTTATACGGATCATATAGCTAATATCGTCTCTTACAATCAGATCTTTAAGATCACATGCTTGACGGGAAGTAACAAGAATCAGATCATGATCCACTTTCTTTTTCTTCAAAGCATATGAAAAATCCAGCATAAGATTAGCATTGTTAATACCATAGTTCACTTTGCTGTTATACAACAACTCATCCTCCATTCTGGCAGCATGGGTGCGTTGTCTCAAATAATAATAAGCCTCACGACTTAATGTTTCTGCATCTTTCTCTTTTCGGTTATTACGACTCCAGAAAGAGTTTATAGCAGCACTCCATGGATAATATTTTTTCTTCAATGTTGATATCATGTTTATATATCCCAATACTTTTTCAGAAGAAATATTGGAATACACTTCCTCCCTGTCACCTACAAAAAATTCTTCCCAGCCTGATTTACGGCTTTGAATATAGTAGGCTCGGAAGTTCACACTTGGCACTGAGCGATTTGTATAAAACCAATGCTGATCGCTATTGACTTTCTCACGATTCTCATCTAGTAGTGAATACACCTCATTGTCTTTAAATTCCAGATTGCGTTTTAATTCAGGTGCACCATTCATGGATTTGGCACTTATATGACACTTACGCATTACATTTATATCCAGCCGTTGCTTTACTATTGGATATTTTCCAGCAAGTGAATATAATACACGTCCAAAGGAATCCCAGGCAGTCGTTTTCTCAAGGCAATAATAATAATCAATAATATCACCTGGCTCCAGATCAGGAACAGCAATCTTATTGTATTGCTCTTTTTCATATCCTTGCTTGGCTTCCATTACTACAGATTCTTTCATATCAATATCTTTTATGGTACCATTGGACTTAATCACTTTGATACCTACATATACTGATAAAGAAGCTATTGTAGTCACACCAGACATTTCCCGTCTACTGGCAGGAAAAGAAAGCTCAGAATATTCTTTTACAGCCGCCGCATCCTGAAGTTTGATACGTTGCCTGCTATATACATTTTCATATAAGGCAATAATAAAGACTTCTTTCTTAACCTGATATTCCATGCTTCGGCATAGAATGACAGCAGACTCATTTTTCCATTTGTCAGGTACTTCTGTACTTTTAAATCCCGGGTCAGACAATGCCCACATTTTCTCCTTTATCTGGCGTATTTTATCCTGTGTTTGTCCCCACGAGGTAAAGCTGCACACTAAACACAAAGTCCCAATGATAAACTGTTGAATTTTAAACATAATGTATAAAGTAGGTAGAATATAAACGAATTATAACTTTGTAAACACAATCTTGTCATTGTATACTTTCTTTAACTCCTTC is a genomic window of Xanthocytophaga agilis containing:
- a CDS encoding alkaline phosphatase D family protein; protein product: MIKVYFFVLWSFVLVFYGCKVPASNQDSNILSANTSLSRIAFGSCSRHDLPQPLWSPILENKPQLWVWLGDNVYGDTEDMSVLKQKYDAQKQNPGYQKLTASVPVIGIWDDHDYGVNDGGMNYPKKTESQQLMLDFLGEPATSSRRKHEGAYGSYVYGSGKQQIKIILLDGRYFREELRREDGWYIANETGSFLGEEQWNWLEKELTGSKAAIHIIACGVQFIPEEQRFEKWANFPQARKRFFDLLVKNKPAGVVLLSGDRHIGEVSRYQPEGMPYPIWEVTSSGLTHSSTNNTGEDNKYRVGALVNQLNFGIMNIDWTTPKPTVNIQIRGKENVLYLNESFSF